A stretch of Rhizobium glycinendophyticum DNA encodes these proteins:
- a CDS encoding usg protein — protein MNTEMEMMLKGYGLTTAQILYRLPDHPSLLQTYIWQHYDLAPDFPEMRGFLRFWQDKIEGPLHSVTYVHKKMIAASEWRALKGEFILH, from the coding sequence ATGAACACGGAAATGGAAATGATGCTGAAGGGCTATGGTCTGACCACCGCCCAGATCCTCTATCGCCTGCCCGACCACCCTTCCCTGCTGCAAACCTATATCTGGCAGCACTACGATCTGGCTCCTGACTTTCCCGAGATGCGCGGCTTCCTGCGCTTCTGGCAGGACAAGATCGAAGGGCCGCTGCACTCGGTGACGTATGTGCACAAGAAGATGATAGCCGCCAGCGAGTGGCGCGCGCTCAAAGGTGAGTTCATCCTTCACTGA
- a CDS encoding DUF2270 domain-containing protein, whose translation MSQLQSETETLAQITPQQQPRRAPALPSTSAEKANMIIHYYRGEMARMTSWRDRIDRTTNWSMTVVAGLLSVSLSTPTSHHGVVLFAMLLISVFLLIEARRYRFFDVYRARVRQLERHYFAQALCPRAELNADWADAIAASLRAPLFLISYREALFRRIRRNYIWMYLILLLAWGLKISSPKLQAGERPVEFVGNLQQVVVNAHLGPLHGAVVLGLVLAFYVALVAAVFYPEPEDGEFAHGEVHV comes from the coding sequence ATGTCGCAACTGCAATCCGAGACCGAGACCCTTGCGCAAATCACGCCGCAACAACAGCCGCGGCGCGCTCCGGCATTGCCCTCCACCTCGGCCGAAAAGGCCAACATGATCATCCACTATTATCGCGGCGAGATGGCGCGGATGACGAGCTGGCGGGACAGGATCGACCGGACGACGAACTGGTCGATGACAGTGGTGGCCGGTCTGTTGTCCGTGTCGCTCTCGACGCCGACGTCCCATCACGGTGTGGTGCTTTTCGCCATGCTGCTGATCTCGGTCTTCCTTTTAATCGAGGCGCGGCGCTATCGCTTTTTCGATGTCTATCGCGCGAGGGTCAGGCAGCTGGAACGGCATTATTTTGCTCAGGCGCTCTGCCCAAGGGCCGAACTGAATGCGGACTGGGCCGATGCCATTGCCGCCAGCCTGCGGGCACCGCTGTTTCTCATCAGCTACCGTGAGGCGCTGTTCCGGCGCATCCGCCGGAATTACATTTGGATGTACCTGATCCTGCTGCTCGCCTGGGGGCTGAAGATATCAAGCCCTAAACTGCAGGCGGGAGAACGGCCGGTCGAGTTCGTCGGCAACCTCCAGCAAGTGGTGGTCAATGCACATCTGGGGCCGCTCCACGGGGCCGTCGTGCTTGGCCTCGTTCTCGCCTTCTATGTCGCCCTGGTGGCTGCGGTCTTTTACCCTGAACCTGAGGACGGTGAATTCGCCCATGGCGAAGTGCATGTCTGA
- a CDS encoding methyltransferase domain-containing protein, with protein sequence MAKIDEEALAEAYNRALALEKAGEIDAAVKAYEEVLAIDPEDHGGASVRIAALGRGEAPPKAPDAYVETLFDQHAEAFEDILVEQLGYTVPMMVRQRLQTLELGPFQRLLDLGCGTGLTGGALRDMVADMTGIDISEKMVEIAHEKDLYETLYVAEIEDFLEDNDDEPFDLVTATDVLPYLGALEPLFFGAAENMGPGGIFIFSSETATEEVMAGRPFIVGPHQRFVHAETYVRERLTATGFELVEITQINVRMQDGNPSPGHLIIARKS encoded by the coding sequence ATGGCCAAGATCGACGAAGAAGCATTGGCGGAAGCCTATAACCGAGCACTGGCCCTGGAAAAGGCGGGCGAGATCGATGCTGCCGTCAAAGCCTATGAGGAAGTGCTGGCGATCGATCCCGAGGACCACGGTGGCGCCTCCGTGCGCATCGCAGCCCTCGGCCGCGGTGAAGCTCCACCCAAGGCCCCGGACGCCTATGTGGAAACACTCTTCGACCAGCATGCCGAAGCCTTTGAGGACATCCTCGTCGAGCAACTCGGCTACACCGTACCGATGATGGTGCGCCAGCGCCTCCAGACCCTCGAACTCGGTCCGTTCCAGCGCCTGCTCGACCTTGGTTGCGGCACAGGTCTCACCGGCGGCGCGCTTCGCGACATGGTCGCCGACATGACCGGGATCGACATCTCGGAGAAGATGGTCGAGATCGCCCACGAGAAGGATCTGTACGAAACCCTCTATGTGGCAGAGATCGAAGATTTCCTTGAAGACAATGACGACGAACCTTTCGATCTTGTGACCGCGACCGATGTCCTGCCGTATCTGGGTGCGCTCGAGCCGCTGTTTTTCGGAGCCGCCGAAAACATGGGACCCGGCGGCATCTTCATATTCTCCTCAGAGACTGCGACTGAAGAGGTCATGGCCGGACGCCCCTTTATCGTCGGCCCACATCAGCGCTTCGTCCATGCAGAGACCTATGTGCGCGAGCGACTGACGGCCACGGGCTTTGAACTAGTCGAAATCACCCAGATCAACGTCCGGATGCAGGATGGCAATCCCTCGCCGGGCCATCTGATTATTGCTAGAAAAAGTTGA
- a CDS encoding NAD(P)-dependent oxidoreductase, producing MAKVGFIGLGVMGYPMAGHLKAKGGHEVTVYNRTSAKAEAWVKQHGGSRASTPAEAARDADFVFTCVGNDDDLRSVTIGAEGALAGMKSGAILIDNTTASAEVARELAEAAAARGCGFIDAPVSGGQAGAENGVLTVMCGGEAEVFDKAKSIIDAYARMVGLMGPAGAGQLTKMVNQICIAGLVQGLAEGIHFGKKAGLDIEKVVEVISKGAAGSWQMENRHKTMNVGKYDFGFAVDWMRKDLDIVLNEARRNGSSLPVTALVDQFYGEVQKLGGKRWDTSSLLARLEAK from the coding sequence ATGGCAAAGGTCGGATTCATCGGTTTGGGCGTCATGGGGTATCCGATGGCAGGCCACCTCAAAGCCAAGGGTGGTCACGAGGTGACGGTCTATAATCGCACCAGCGCCAAGGCCGAAGCCTGGGTGAAGCAGCATGGCGGCAGCCGGGCCTCCACACCCGCCGAAGCCGCGCGGGACGCAGACTTCGTCTTCACCTGCGTCGGCAATGACGATGACTTGCGCTCGGTGACCATAGGCGCCGAAGGCGCTCTCGCCGGGATGAAATCAGGCGCCATCCTGATCGACAACACGACCGCCTCGGCTGAAGTGGCCCGCGAACTGGCCGAGGCAGCGGCAGCCCGTGGCTGCGGCTTCATCGACGCGCCCGTCTCGGGCGGACAGGCCGGCGCGGAAAACGGTGTCCTGACGGTGATGTGCGGCGGCGAAGCTGAGGTGTTCGACAAAGCGAAATCCATTATCGATGCCTATGCCCGGATGGTCGGCCTGATGGGTCCGGCCGGCGCCGGCCAGCTGACCAAGATGGTCAATCAGATCTGCATCGCCGGCCTCGTTCAGGGCCTCGCGGAAGGCATTCACTTCGGCAAGAAGGCCGGCCTCGATATCGAGAAGGTGGTTGAAGTCATCTCCAAGGGCGCTGCTGGATCCTGGCAGATGGAGAACCGTCACAAGACGATGAACGTCGGCAAATATGATTTCGGCTTCGCCGTCGATTGGATGCGCAAGGATTTGGACATCGTTCTGAACGAAGCGAGACGCAATGGCAGCAGCCTCCCGGTGACGGCGCTTGTCGACCAGTTCTACGGTGAGGTGCAGAAGCTCGGCGGCAAGCGCTGGGATACGTCGTCGCTCCTGGCAAGGCTAGAGGCAAAATGA
- a CDS encoding DNA alkylation repair protein: MIGHSSTAAEIIAHLRSMRSEENVASMARFGIVTDTALGIGNTAIRKLARLIGKDQPRAHELWRSGVREARLLAIWTFDPMLLAVDEAKRLAEDFNSWEIVDAAADLLTQPPYWHHLVEAFATDDREFVRRAAFAMIAGATVHNKKEPDETFLDWLPLIERNATDPRHFVKKAVNWALRNIGKRSRPCHTKALLLAERLASSDDASARWIGKDAMRELSDPRRIAKLS; the protein is encoded by the coding sequence ATGATCGGCCACTCCTCGACCGCAGCAGAGATCATCGCGCACCTGCGCTCGATGCGGTCGGAGGAGAATGTTGCCAGTATGGCACGCTTCGGGATTGTGACGGACACCGCACTCGGTATCGGAAACACCGCAATCCGGAAACTCGCGAGGCTCATCGGGAAAGACCAGCCGCGCGCACATGAACTCTGGCGGTCCGGCGTTCGTGAAGCGCGCCTGCTGGCAATCTGGACCTTCGATCCGATGCTGCTGGCGGTGGACGAAGCGAAGCGCCTCGCCGAAGATTTCAACTCCTGGGAAATCGTCGATGCGGCTGCCGATCTTTTGACGCAACCGCCCTACTGGCACCATCTCGTCGAAGCCTTCGCGACAGACGACCGAGAATTTGTCAGGCGTGCCGCCTTTGCCATGATCGCAGGTGCCACAGTCCACAACAAAAAGGAACCGGACGAGACCTTCCTCGACTGGCTGCCGCTCATCGAGCGCAATGCAACGGATCCGCGGCATTTCGTCAAAAAAGCGGTCAACTGGGCATTGCGCAATATCGGCAAACGCAGCCGGCCCTGCCATACAAAGGCACTCTTGCTAGCGGAAAGGCTGGCGAGCTCCGATGACGCGAGTGCCCGCTGGATCGGCAAGGACGCGATGCGCGAGCTGAGCGATCCGAGACGCATCGCCAAACTAAGCTAG
- a CDS encoding Lrp/AsnC family transcriptional regulator: MDRLDRKILRILQEDSTLAVADLAKKVGLSTTPCWRRIQKMEEDGVIRRRVALLDPVKVNTKVTVFVSIRTSSHSIEWLKRFSEVVAEFPEVVEFYRMSGDVDYLLRVVVPDIAAYDAFYKRMIAKIEIRDVSSAFAMEQIKYTTELPLDYMLLDNQKSGEE; the protein is encoded by the coding sequence ATGGATCGCCTCGATCGCAAAATCCTTCGTATCCTCCAAGAGGACTCTACCCTCGCCGTGGCGGATCTGGCGAAGAAAGTCGGTCTGTCGACCACGCCGTGCTGGCGGCGAATCCAGAAAATGGAAGAAGATGGTGTCATTCGCCGTCGTGTTGCCCTGCTTGATCCCGTGAAGGTCAACACGAAGGTCACCGTTTTCGTGTCGATCCGGACATCAAGTCACTCCATAGAATGGCTGAAGCGGTTTTCCGAAGTGGTGGCCGAGTTCCCGGAAGTGGTCGAGTTCTACCGTATGAGTGGCGATGTCGACTATCTCCTGCGCGTCGTCGTGCCCGATATCGCCGCCTATGACGCCTTTTACAAGCGGATGATCGCCAAAATCGAGATCCGCGATGTGTCTTCGGCCTTCGCCATGGAGCAGATCAAGTACACGACCGAACTGCCGCTCGACTACATGCTGCTGGACAATCAGAAGTCCGGCGAAGAGTAG
- a CDS encoding uracil-DNA glycosylase family protein, producing the protein MTDISLPPIVRSSDAPVPVDTLIHAISQCRLCRDCPAGGPQNRMPHEPRPVAYLSSTAKVLIAGQAPGLRVHESGIPFNDASGDRLRFWLGVDRETFYDRSRFAIAPMGFCFPGYNSEGHDLPPRRECAPHWRETVMRSMPQVELILAIGQYAQAWHLGGRRGRTMTETVERWRDTFLANTAGPRVLPLPHPSWRNTGWLKRHPWFEAEVLPVLRREVSLLIGRNDFP; encoded by the coding sequence ATGACGGATATTTCCCTGCCCCCCATTGTGCGGTCCTCCGATGCGCCGGTTCCGGTGGACACGCTCATTCACGCCATCTCGCAATGTCGTCTCTGCCGCGACTGTCCCGCGGGCGGTCCTCAAAACCGGATGCCGCATGAGCCTCGCCCGGTCGCCTATCTCTCGTCGACCGCAAAAGTCTTGATTGCGGGTCAGGCGCCGGGTCTGCGCGTGCATGAAAGCGGTATTCCCTTCAACGACGCGTCCGGTGACCGGCTGCGGTTCTGGCTCGGGGTCGATCGCGAGACTTTCTACGATCGGTCGCGCTTCGCCATCGCGCCCATGGGCTTCTGCTTTCCCGGCTATAACTCCGAGGGTCACGATCTGCCGCCGCGCCGCGAATGTGCGCCGCATTGGCGGGAAACGGTGATGCGGTCGATGCCGCAGGTCGAGCTGATCCTCGCCATTGGCCAATATGCGCAGGCCTGGCATCTGGGTGGTCGGCGCGGGCGGACGATGACGGAAACGGTGGAGCGGTGGCGGGATACTTTTCTTGCCAACACCGCCGGGCCGCGCGTGCTTCCGCTGCCTCACCCAAGTTGGCGCAATACGGGCTGGTTGAAACGGCATCCGTGGTTCGAGGCGGAAGTTCTGCCTGTGCTCCGACGAGAAGTTTCCCTGTTGATAGGGCGAAATGATTTTCCTTGA
- a CDS encoding thermonuclease family protein: protein MAVISQRLRDVVVGGGILFLALLIIAKIENVQAIRTRGPFVVLDGDTLAEEGRRLRMKGIDAPELGQMCDRPSGSYDCGMAARAELILLLRGAPTECFGQEGDEDRYGRLLVTCRRGAVDLGHQMVAAGLAVADGDYHMAELQARKSGEGIWAGSFDRPEDWRRLQRLEATEPGGWLQTLTFDAVGRWFRGND, encoded by the coding sequence GTGGCGGTGATCAGTCAGCGGCTGCGGGATGTGGTGGTGGGCGGTGGCATACTCTTCCTGGCGCTTTTGATCATCGCAAAGATCGAGAATGTGCAGGCGATCCGAACCCGTGGGCCGTTTGTCGTGTTGGATGGCGACACGCTGGCGGAAGAGGGACGACGCCTGCGCATGAAGGGGATCGATGCCCCGGAACTTGGCCAGATGTGCGATCGGCCAAGCGGCTCCTATGACTGTGGCATGGCGGCGCGGGCGGAGCTTATCCTTCTTCTGAGAGGAGCTCCCACCGAGTGCTTTGGGCAGGAGGGCGACGAAGATCGCTATGGTCGCCTTCTGGTGACCTGTCGCAGGGGGGCGGTCGATCTCGGTCACCAAATGGTGGCCGCAGGCCTTGCTGTGGCAGACGGCGATTACCACATGGCGGAACTGCAGGCGCGCAAGTCAGGTGAGGGGATCTGGGCCGGCTCTTTCGACCGTCCGGAGGATTGGCGTCGGCTGCAGAGGCTGGAGGCGACGGAACCGGGCGGCTGGTTGCAGACGTTAACGTTTGACGCCGTAGGTCGATGGTTTCGGGGAAATGACTGA
- a CDS encoding sensor histidine kinase, with amino-acid sequence MSNGVSTSTDKNVVDLTRAHRNRAATKAVRTTRERLQSGQGISPAFDVEILGMHISATLQGAAVIPTMLLLVAGFGSYFTSQPQFFIWALFGLTMHAIGIVIVKRAARSEITPQNQKRWRHILLLAQVAMGSCWAVFALQDCVACDETAFLFYKGGVLLLALSITAMATMLLRQAVLFSFLPTVIALTYLAASGHRMLDLGLTAVFTTALIFFIYITNRLHQANLKLLSFQTEKDDLIAELEVANSLSDEARRRAEEANMAKSRFLASMSHELRTPLNAILGFSEVMATEVLGPLNNPLYKEYAGDIHRSGKHLLELINEILDLSRIEAGKYELNEESVSLLELAEDCIGMIQLRAKSKNIRIDEQFELNLPSVWADEKAMRQVILNLLSNAVKFTPQGGEIMVKAGWTAGGGQYVSIRDNGPGIPEEEIPVVLSAFGQGSIAIKSAEQGTGLGLPIVQAILAKHGGEFKLRSKLREGTEVIAILPSNRVLESLPAVSEARAVEPRRRQFA; translated from the coding sequence ATGAGTAACGGCGTATCGACATCGACAGACAAGAATGTTGTTGACCTGACGCGGGCGCACCGCAACCGGGCTGCGACCAAGGCCGTCCGGACGACCCGTGAGCGCCTGCAGTCCGGTCAGGGTATCTCTCCCGCTTTCGATGTCGAAATCCTCGGGATGCACATCAGTGCGACGCTGCAAGGTGCAGCCGTCATTCCGACCATGCTGCTGCTGGTCGCCGGCTTCGGCTCATACTTCACCTCGCAACCCCAGTTCTTTATCTGGGCGCTGTTCGGCTTGACCATGCATGCCATCGGCATCGTCATCGTCAAGCGCGCTGCCCGTAGCGAAATTACCCCACAAAACCAGAAACGCTGGCGCCACATCCTGCTTCTGGCGCAGGTCGCGATGGGCAGTTGCTGGGCCGTCTTTGCACTGCAGGACTGCGTTGCCTGCGACGAGACCGCTTTCCTCTTCTACAAGGGCGGCGTCTTGTTGTTGGCACTCTCGATCACGGCCATGGCGACCATGCTGCTGCGTCAGGCTGTGCTGTTCAGCTTCCTACCGACGGTGATCGCCCTCACCTATCTGGCCGCATCGGGCCACCGGATGCTCGACCTGGGCCTGACGGCGGTTTTCACCACAGCCCTGATCTTCTTCATCTACATCACCAATCGCCTGCACCAGGCAAATCTCAAGCTTCTCTCCTTCCAGACAGAGAAGGACGATCTGATTGCGGAGCTGGAAGTGGCCAACTCGCTGTCCGACGAAGCTCGCCGCCGTGCCGAGGAAGCCAATATGGCGAAATCCCGTTTTCTCGCCTCGATGTCGCACGAACTGCGCACGCCGCTCAACGCCATCCTCGGCTTCTCCGAAGTGATGGCAACGGAGGTCTTGGGCCCCCTCAACAACCCGCTCTACAAGGAATATGCCGGCGACATCCACCGCTCTGGCAAGCATCTGCTGGAACTGATCAACGAGATCTTGGACCTGTCGCGCATCGAGGCAGGCAAGTATGAGCTGAATGAAGAATCCGTGTCGCTGCTGGAGCTCGCGGAAGACTGCATCGGCATGATCCAGCTGCGCGCAAAGTCCAAGAACATCCGCATCGACGAGCAATTCGAACTGAACCTGCCTTCCGTCTGGGCCGATGAAAAGGCGATGCGCCAGGTCATCCTGAACCTTCTCTCCAATGCCGTGAAATTCACCCCCCAAGGCGGTGAGATTATGGTCAAGGCGGGATGGACGGCGGGCGGCGGACAATATGTCTCCATCCGCGACAATGGCCCCGGCATCCCGGAAGAAGAAATCCCCGTTGTGCTCTCCGCCTTCGGACAGGGATCGATCGCCATCAAGAGTGCGGAACAGGGCACCGGTCTTGGCCTGCCGATCGTCCAGGCGATCCTTGCCAAACACGGCGGCGAGTTCAAACTGAGGTCCAAACTGCGCGAAGGCACGGAAGTGATCGCGATCCTGCCGTCGAACCGCGTACTGGAAAGCCTGCCTGCCGTTAGCGAAGCCCGCGCCGTGGAGCCGCGCCGCCGCCAGTTCGCCTGA
- a CDS encoding diacylglycerol kinase yields MANPKKKGPPAPRKLAAATFEKKTGIAHLFAAGQYSAQGFKRLIQEAAFRHEILAFFAGLAIFALVGATPLQFLAFVVLMLLMFCVEALNTAIEELVDRISPEISTVGRNAKDLGSFAVFCLIVANAAFSGYVIVTRLFG; encoded by the coding sequence ATGGCTAATCCGAAGAAGAAGGGGCCACCGGCCCCCCGTAAGCTCGCCGCCGCAACCTTCGAGAAGAAGACGGGCATCGCCCATCTCTTCGCGGCCGGACAGTATTCTGCCCAAGGTTTCAAGCGCCTCATCCAGGAGGCGGCCTTCCGGCACGAAATCCTGGCCTTCTTCGCGGGCCTTGCGATCTTCGCACTGGTCGGTGCGACGCCACTGCAGTTTCTCGCCTTCGTGGTGCTGATGCTGCTGATGTTCTGCGTCGAGGCGTTGAACACGGCGATCGAAGAGTTGGTGGACAGAATCTCTCCGGAGATCTCGACAGTCGGACGCAATGCCAAGGATCTTGGGTCCTTTGCGGTGTTCTGTCTCATTGTCGCGAATGCCGCCTTCAGCGGTTATGTGATCGTCACCCGGCTCTTCGGCTGA
- the cobT gene encoding nicotinate-nucleotide--dimethylbenzimidazole phosphoribosyltransferase — translation MTVTGLPFDDFRVLLRDLPGPNTAALVAARDRDRMLTKPPGALGRLEEIAMWLAAWTGRPPAVTRPLVAIFAGNHGVTKHGITPFQSSVTQQMVENFAAGGAAINQICVTYDLGLKIFDLALDYPTGDITCEAALSERDCAATMAFGMEAIAGGTDLLCIGEMGIGNTTIAAAINLALYGGEAEDWVGPGTGSEGDVLSRKIAAVKQAVAFHGEHLSDPLEVLRRLGGREIAAMAGAILAARMEKIPVLIDGYVATAAAAILKAANPSALDHCLIGHVSAEPGHLRSIEKLGKTPLLALGMRLGEGTGAALAAGIVKAAAACHSGMATFEQAGVSNKTHG, via the coding sequence ATGACCGTTACCGGCCTGCCATTCGACGATTTTCGCGTCCTCCTGCGCGACCTGCCGGGGCCGAATACCGCGGCGCTGGTTGCGGCGCGTGATCGGGACCGCATGTTGACAAAGCCACCGGGTGCGCTCGGGCGTCTCGAGGAGATCGCCATGTGGCTTGCGGCCTGGACCGGGCGCCCACCTGCCGTCACCCGTCCGCTCGTCGCGATCTTCGCCGGCAATCACGGCGTCACCAAGCACGGGATCACGCCGTTCCAGTCATCGGTCACTCAGCAGATGGTCGAAAATTTCGCGGCCGGCGGCGCGGCGATCAACCAGATCTGCGTGACCTATGATCTCGGCCTGAAGATCTTCGATCTGGCGCTCGACTATCCAACCGGCGACATCACCTGCGAGGCAGCACTTTCCGAGCGCGACTGCGCAGCGACCATGGCCTTCGGCATGGAAGCCATTGCGGGGGGCACTGACCTCCTGTGCATCGGCGAGATGGGCATCGGCAACACGACCATTGCAGCCGCCATCAACCTCGCGCTTTATGGCGGCGAGGCGGAAGACTGGGTGGGACCGGGCACCGGGTCGGAAGGCGACGTGCTGTCGCGCAAGATTGCAGCCGTGAAGCAGGCGGTTGCGTTCCATGGCGAGCATCTGTCGGATCCGCTGGAGGTGCTGCGTCGTCTCGGCGGACGTGAGATCGCCGCGATGGCGGGTGCCATTCTCGCCGCCCGGATGGAGAAGATCCCCGTCTTGATCGACGGTTACGTGGCGACAGCGGCGGCCGCGATCCTGAAGGCTGCCAACCCCTCAGCCCTCGATCACTGCCTGATCGGCCATGTCTCGGCAGAGCCCGGGCATCTCCGTTCAATCGAAAAACTCGGCAAGACGCCGCTGCTGGCGCTCGGCATGCGGCTTGGCGAAGGCACCGGGGCAGCGCTCGCTGCCGGTATCGTCAAGGCGGCTGCCGCCTGCCATTCCGGTATGGCGACTTTTGAACAGGCGGGCGTGAGCAACAAGACCCATGGCTAA
- a CDS encoding adenosylcobinamide-GDP ribazoletransferase, translating into MLSGRDLVNETARAIAFLSRIPVSDRHFANHDGNLSKTVAAFPLAGLLITLPAALLLGILALADAPPLVAVLTALGLQMLVTGALHEDGLTDTADGLGGGRDRDRALTIMKDSRIGTYGALALILSVALRTAALAALLPVWPALAIPLAWLASAAASRAAMVWHWSSLPPAKADGVAASVGQPDPASTRFAIGCGLTAPILLGLLVLPFAAVFTSLIVSGVLTAGFTAYVRSKIRGHTGDTIGATQQVAEIGFLASLAIFL; encoded by the coding sequence ATGCTGAGTGGGCGTGACCTGGTGAACGAGACGGCAAGGGCGATTGCCTTCCTGAGCCGCATTCCCGTGTCGGACCGGCATTTTGCCAACCATGACGGAAATCTGTCGAAAACCGTGGCGGCCTTTCCCCTCGCCGGTCTGTTGATCACGCTGCCGGCGGCTTTGCTGCTCGGCATCCTCGCTCTCGCCGACGCTCCGCCCCTTGTCGCCGTTCTGACGGCACTCGGCCTGCAAATGCTCGTGACCGGCGCCCTGCATGAGGACGGACTGACCGACACGGCAGATGGTCTCGGTGGTGGACGCGACCGCGATCGAGCGCTCACGATCATGAAAGACAGCCGCATCGGTACTTACGGCGCCCTTGCCCTGATCCTGTCTGTGGCACTGCGCACAGCCGCTCTGGCGGCACTGCTGCCGGTCTGGCCGGCCCTTGCCATCCCTCTCGCCTGGCTCGCAAGCGCGGCCGCCAGCCGGGCTGCCATGGTGTGGCACTGGTCGTCACTTCCGCCGGCAAAGGCGGACGGCGTCGCGGCTTCCGTGGGCCAGCCCGATCCCGCCTCCACCCGTTTCGCCATCGGCTGCGGACTGACAGCGCCGATCCTTCTCGGTCTCCTCGTCCTGCCCTTCGCAGCGGTATTTACCTCACTGATCGTCAGCGGCGTGCTGACGGCAGGGTTTACCGCCTATGTCCGATCGAAGATCCGGGGTCACACCGGCGACACCATCGGCGCCACCCAACAGGTCGCCGAGATCGGATTTCTCGCCTCCCTTGCCATCTTCCTTTAG
- a CDS encoding DUF1289 domain-containing protein: protein MESPCILICSIDDKTGFCFGCGRTRDEIGRWTSYSSEERRTIMASLPARLEGVERKPRRETRRSRMQRERGTG, encoded by the coding sequence ATGGAATCGCCCTGCATTCTGATCTGTTCGATAGACGACAAGACCGGCTTCTGTTTCGGCTGTGGCCGAACACGTGACGAAATCGGCCGCTGGACGAGCTATTCGAGCGAGGAACGCCGGACGATCATGGCAAGCCTTCCGGCGCGCCTGGAGGGTGTTGAGCGCAAGCCCCGACGGGAGACACGCCGCAGCCGAATGCAGCGCGAGCGCGGGACCGGTTGA
- a CDS encoding TIGR02281 family clan AA aspartic protease: MMRFVLGLAILGIGLVLLVINHDQGRTFGVDNEAVGRIVVALPILLMISSSILLGRRSLGQGLRQMLIWVLIALALVTGYLYRDDMRTIGERVLAGLLPGRAVSVRTDDGTTEVVIHKSLGGHFETSVDIGPVSVPVLIDTGASSVVLKFEDAVRIGIDPNTLQFTRTVLTANGQAQAAPIRLPELRLGDIRRTDVPAVVLEQGRLDQSLLGMSFLSTLGSLQMQTDELRLRD, from the coding sequence TTGATGCGGTTTGTCCTCGGCCTTGCGATCCTCGGCATTGGGCTGGTCCTGCTCGTGATCAACCACGACCAGGGCCGAACCTTCGGCGTCGATAACGAGGCTGTCGGCAGGATCGTTGTCGCCCTGCCCATCCTGCTGATGATCTCGAGCAGCATCCTGCTTGGGCGCCGGTCGCTCGGCCAGGGCTTGCGGCAGATGTTGATCTGGGTGCTGATCGCACTCGCACTGGTGACCGGCTATCTTTACCGGGACGACATGCGCACCATTGGCGAGCGGGTGCTGGCCGGTCTCCTTCCCGGCCGTGCGGTCAGCGTCAGGACAGACGATGGAACGACGGAGGTCGTGATCCACAAGTCACTCGGCGGCCATTTCGAGACCAGCGTCGACATCGGCCCCGTCTCCGTTCCGGTGCTCATCGACACAGGCGCAAGCTCGGTCGTTCTGAAATTCGAGGATGCGGTGAGGATCGGCATCGATCCGAACACGCTGCAGTTCACCCGCACCGTCCTGACCGCCAATGGTCAGGCCCAGGCAGCCCCGATCCGCCTGCCGGAACTCAGGCTTGGTGACATAAGGCGCACCGATGTTCCGGCCGTTGTCCTCGAGCAGGGACGGCTTGACCAGAGCCTGCTCGGCATGAGCTTCCTCTCCACCCTTGGGTCCCTGCAAATGCAGACCGACGAGCTTCGCTTGCGTGACTGA